AATATCCAGTTGACCAAAATATTGAATGCTTTCAGTAACTAATCTGCGAACATCACTAACTACTCCCAAGTCTGCCTGAACGATATAACCTTTACGTCCAGTTGCTTCTACTTGTTTCAACGTAGCTTCTGCGCCTTCTGGATGAGAGCGATAGTCAATGACCACATTTGCTCCTTCCTTGGCAAGGCGGACGGCGATCGCGCTGCCAATCCCCTGACTGCTACCAGTCACGAGTGCAACTTTACCTTCAAGTTTCATAACTTTCTCCTTGTTGTCCGAAAAACATCAACTTTAGTGGGGCTGCAATAACCGCAGTTAGCATGGTGACAGGGAATGTCTGATGCGTGAAAAAGCTTGCTACAGTAGGATTTTCCAGTACCAATAATCCCCTGTCGGTACAGGAGTGCAGCTAAAGCAGCCCCAAGAGGTGGAGCAATCCAGTAAATCCATTGATCCTGCCAAATCGAAATCAGGGCAGCTGGAGCAAAAGAGCGGGCTGGATTCAGACTAGTGCCAGTCAGTGGCGATTCGGTAGATACCAGAAAAGCAACTAGCGCCCCGGCGATCGCACCAGTCCAAGGCATAATGGACGAGTTAACTGAGATTAAAATTGTCAACATCAGCAAAAATGTAATGCCAACTTCAATCCCAAAACCCATGACTGGCGATACTCCTTTCCCCAACAGAGTCGCACCCAGATGAACGCTGCGAGCAAAGTCAGACCATAATACGAGTACTAAGGCAGCACCGATCGCAGCACCAATAACCTGCGCAAAAGCGTATGCTACGGCATCGCGGGTAGAGATTTTTTTCATCAGCCAGAAGCCCAAAGTGACTGAGGGATTGAGATGTCCTCCAGAGCGTTTGCCTAATGGCGAGTAAGCGATCGCCGTTCCTCCCCCAGCAAAACATAAAGCTGTGAGACATAAGCGCACATTAGGGTTGGGGATTAACTTGACGATTGGGGATTCTGGGCTAAAATTCCAGCAAACCCAAGAGAGACCGTTGAATATCATTAACATTGTGCCTACCAGTTCTGCGACGTAAGCAGGGATAGCACTGGGTCTGCTACTGGCAATCCTACGTTTCATCTCAGGTTCCTCAACTCGTTAAGTTATAGATTGGGCAATGCTTTCAGTCACTAAACTGTTAAAGGTTGGGCTTGTGCTTCTGGGCATTTAGAGTTGCTCGTACTGCGATCGCTATATTCTCCACACTGTTGAATCAGTTTGGCGACTAATCCCGTCCAGCCAGTTTGATGACTAGCACCAATTCCCGCACCGATGTCGCCATGAAAGTATTCGTGAAACAAAATTAGGTCGTGCCAGTGAGGATCGGTTTGGAACTTTTCAATCCCACCGTAGACGGGTCGTTTGTGAGACGAATCTTCCAGAAAAATTTGCACTAGCCTTTGTGACAATTCAAATGCAACTTCCCAAAGTGTCATCATGCAACCGGAGCCAGTAGGACACTCTACTTTAAAATCATCTCCAAAGTAGTGATGGAACTTTTGCAGCGATTCAATAATTAAGTAGTTGACGGGAAACCAAACTGGACCGCGCCAGTTAGAATTCCCGCCAAACATACTCGTGCTAGATTCTGCTGGCTCGTAGTCCACGCGATACTGATATCCATTGGTTTCAAAAACGTAGGGATGAGACTCATGAAATTTGGAAACTGCACGAATGCCGTAGGGGCTTAAAAATTCGCTTTCATCCAAAATTCTTTTCAGAATGCGCTGGAGTTTTTCACGATAGGCGATCGCCAAAAGTCTTCTTGCCCCTACTCCAGGTGATTCCATGCAAGCAACATTTTGGCGTAGATCTGGGCGATTTCTGATAAACCATTCCATCCGCCGTTTGAAACCGGGGAGGCGCTGCAACATTTCTGGTTCCAAGGTTTGAACGGCAAATAGCGGAATGAGTCCTACCATCGAACGTACTTTTAACGGCAACCGATCGCCATTAGGTAGATGCAATGCATCATAATAAAATCCATCAACTTCATCCCAAAGGGATATTTCCGTCTTACCAATGCCATCTATTGCATCAGCAATGTAGAGAAAATGTTCAAAAAATTTGCTGGCAATATCTTCATAGGTAGAGTCTACTTTTGCTAGTTCCAGAGCGATCGCCAGCATATTCAGGCAATACATCCCCATCCAGCTCGTGCCATCTGCTTGATTGATATGTCCACCCGTGGGAAGTTCGGCGCTTCTGTCAAAGACACCAATATTATCTAATCCCAAAAAGCCACCCTGAAAGACGTTATTGCCTTCAGCATCTTTCCGATTCACCCACCACGTAAAATTCAGTAATAATTTTTGAAACACCCGCTCTAGAAAATTCGTGTCGGCACGACCGTACATTTTACGTTCAATCTGATACACGCGCATGGTAGCCCAAGCGTGAACGGGCGGATTTACATCACTAAAAGCCCATTCATAAGCTGGTAGTTGACCGTTAGGGTGCATGTACCATTCCCGCGTCAAGCGACTCAACTGACGCTTGGCAAAGTCTGGATCGATCGCCGCTAGTGGAATCACGTGAAAAGCCAAATCCCAAGCGGCAAACCAAGGATATTCCCACTTATCTGGCATCGAAAGAATGTCATCGTTAAATAGATGAATCCACTCACGGTTTCTGCCATGCCGTCGTTCGGCTGGTGGTGACGGATTTTGGGGATCGCCCTTCAGCCACTCATGGACGACATAGTAATAATACTGTTTGCTCCATAACATACCTGCAAACGCCTGTCGCTGGACGTTGCGTTCATCTTCTGAAATGGAGAATGGACAAATTCGATGATAAAATTCATCTGCTTCCGAAAGCCGAGTTTGCAAAATTTCGTCAAATTGAGTATCAAAAGGCTGAATTAAACTCGGCGAATCGCTTAGGCGTAGCCGCACAGTTTTGGTTTCGCCTGCTCCAATTAACAATGCGTAATGAGCCGCACTTTTAGTGCCAATTCGATTTGGGTTGACTGCTGCTTTTCGACCTTCTACTATGTAATCGTTGATTCCATCTTTGACGTAGGGAGAAACATTGCTAGTTCCAAATAATTTCTCAAAGTTAGTTTCATTATTTGTAAATAGCAGTTCTGTTTCTCCGTCACAATACAGCCATCTATCTCCCAATGTTGGATGGATAGCTTCAATAATACTGAAATCGGACTCGGATTTAACGGCTTTGAGAATCGGTTGTTCTTGGTGAGAATCCCAAGACCAAGTATTCCGAAACCAGAGTGTAGGCAATAGATGTAGAGTTTTTGCTTCCGCTCCTCTATTAATGATACTGACTTGAATCAGAATATCTTCTGGTGAATTTTTAGCATACTCAATGAAAACATCAAAGTAGCGATCGCCTGCAAATATGCCTGTGTCGAGCAGTTCATACTCTAAATCCTGACGACTTCGACGTTGATTTTCCTCAACGAGTTGCTGATAAGGGAAAGCCTGCTGAGGATATTTGTACAGGCATTTCATGTAGGAGTGCGTGGGGGTGTTATCCAAATAAAAATAATATTCTTTGACATCTTCCCCATGATTGCCTTGATTTCCCGTTAGACCAAACATTCTCTCTTTGAGAATTGCATCCTCTCCGTTCCACAAGGCGATCGCAAAACAAAGGCGTTGGTGGTTATCAGAAATTCCAGCAATTCCATCTTCTCCCCAGCGATAAGCGCGAGAACGGGCGCGATCGTGAGGAAAGTAATCCCAGGCTTCCCCAGTCGCACTATAGTCTTCTCGCACGGTTCCCCACTGTCGTTCGCTCAAATAAGGTCCCCAACGCTGCCAGTGAGCGGTGCGTGAAGCGGAGCTATCCCGAAGGGAATCGCGAACTTGTTGCAATCTTGCTTCTTCTCGGGTCATATCTTTCCTGCCTCAATACTAGAGTTAATATTCATTGGCTAGCGATGACAATCTAGACGGCAACTACAGAATGCAAAACTATAGCGGTTTTCAATTGGATGCAATACATGTCTGGTAGGGGCGCTTTCTCGCTCGCGCCCCTACAAATGTCATCCGCACAATCGAGAATTGCTATCGTAAACTATCCAAGATCTTCAGCAATGATTTTTTCTATATTGCGTTCTGCTAAAGCCGCAATAGTAAAGGAAGGATTTGTGATAGCTGTATAGCCAGGAATCATGGCTCCATCCATGACATAAAGACGTTTATACCCAGCGACGCGCCCGTAGCGATCGCAGGCTTTTCCTAGTGTTGCTCCTCCTAGAGGATGCCCAGAGATGGAATTGATAAATGCTGATGTAGGCTGACTGGTAGAGGTCGTATTTTTCTCGTCAAGGATTTGAGCAGTTAACTTGACAGCATCTAATTGAGCATTGTCTTGAGTCCAGTTCAAGCGGACAGAATCAGTAGATGCGTTATATGTAAATGTCCCTGTTTGTCGAGGTATACCTAAAGCGAGTAACTGTAGCGTACCATCAGCTGCATTTGCATCTGGAATATCCTCAAAAACAGTTGCACCAAGAGGGTTATCTAGGTGTTCCAAAACTACACATGCTGGTCCTCCCTTACCAGATACAGACGGCAATAAGTTGCTACGAGTTACAATCGCATCTCCATTACCTCCCCAATGTTTGCCAACTTCATCGTTTAATTTTGGTAATAAGCCCGTTGCTTTAGATCTAACTAAAAGCTTGGAAGTTCCAATAGAACCAGCTGCTAAAAATAAATAGCGACAGGTGAAAGACTTCTGAGCGACGACTGCTCCTGATGTGTCAATTTGAGTACATAAAACTCTGTATCCATATTCAGGTACTTCAGTAATATCTGTAGCTAGATGTAATGTTAAAACATCTAATAATCCAGTTTGCTCTGCCTGAAATAGGTAGTTACGATCCAGGCTATTTTTAGCCCCACTGTTAATGCCGTACCAGTGATTACCTAGAATTGCAGAAGGTATCTTTGTTCCTTCTATTTCTTGGCGAATTATATTCCAATCTACTGCAAGATTATATGGATATGTAGCAAAGCCTGCTCTATTTCCTTGTTCGATTAATAACCTAGCGCGATCGTAGTAAGGACTTGCCAAAATATCATCAGGAATGCTTGCGGGTTGTAGGAGCGATCGCACGCGCGGATAATAAACTGCATCCAATTCATCATAGTCCACAACATCAGGAGAAAAAATACCGCTGAAGATTTCGCGCCTGGGTTGGTAAGTAATCGCGTTATAAACTAACGATCCACCTCCAAAGCCAGCCCCATGCAAGATATTAATTCCATTTTCCTGAGAAAAGTCTAGCACTCCTGTAAACGGATCGACGGGAACTCCATTCCATGTCGTATTACTTAACCAGGCAGCTCGACCATCTATTTGTTGAAAAGTAGCAAAAGTATTTCCATCATCTCTGATAGGCCAGCGGATTCCTCGCTCTATCATCAATGTTCTAATCCCAGCTTGTGTCAAGCGCAGAGCCGTAATCGCTCCGCCAAAACCGCTACCAAGGACTAGAGCTTCTACAGCTTCATCTGGAACATTTCGATCTTGGGCGCTCGCGCGATAAATACTAGCTAGCGGACTTAGGGCAGCACTAGCAGAAATAAGTGCAGTAGTTTGCAGAAAGCGACGACGGCTGCGAAACCTATTCTTCATATTTTCTCAATTTATGACGATCGAGTTATAAGATTTCTAAGCAAAGCGGCTAGCGATCTCAAAGTTAACAATTTCTGTTTTGAGGAAAGTAACAACGTTGACTAGGCTTTCAATCCATGTATTTTCTATAACTACCAACATCAATTTTTTAACTCGTTCAAAGATATATAGCCTTTGCTTTTGTTTGCCAAGGCATTTTTTTTAGCCAGACACACTAAAAATCCTAAACTCATCCGAAGTATATTTATCAATTTTTTTTTAGAGAAGAGACAAAAATTAGAATTAAGTTTGTATTATTTTGATTTCAATACTCAATATTTTATTTAATATTTCCTTAAGGTTTGACGACAAAATCCCTCATAACTATATTTAACTAGATAACATATGTAAAAATATAAAAATGTATAAAATAACTGAAGTTTAATCTTGTATTTCAAATAGAAATGTTTAAACAACTTTGACTCGATCGCGATCGTTTTAATTTTAAATTTTTAAAAATCAAGTTATTTGTCAAATTCTACATCAATATTTTTCAAGATATTTTATAATTCACGTTGATTTTAACCAGTCATTAAGCTTGTTAGCAGATGCTTATAAAAAAATAGCTTTTATAACGTTAATAACCTAAGACTGAGTGGTTCCTAAAGAATGCAAACTAGCTCCGAAAGTTCAACCATTGTGTTCTTACTTCATGTTACATAAGCTTTTCAGTATCAAACATCGGCTAAAACTCAATAGTCTTTTGCACAACGCTTAAGTATCGTGCCAAGATGCCGAAGCTTGAGCAAGCAAGCGATCGAAACTGAATTTATCGAGAACAAAGCAATACCCGATCGTCCATTTTTTTTGTTTTTTCTTGCTATACGACTAACAAAAAACTTCAGGCTAATCTAATGAAGTTAGGTCAAATGAATACTGCGTCAGAAGTGGTTTTTGCAAATTTCTAGGTTTTTTACTGAACCTTCAATTACTGAACAGAATCAGTAAATGTCGTAAATAAATAGTCAGGAAGAGTAATGATTCTAACTACAGCTACACAGCAAGTTGAGCTAGCGAAGACTAAGTATCAATTGGAGCCAGGATGCCAACATCCCCTGGGTGCAACACCAAATTCTGAAGGAGTCAATTTTGCGATCTTTTCAGAACATGCCACATCTGTAGAACTTTTGCTATTTGAGAACCATGACGATCTTGAACCTGCACAGATTATTCAATTAGATCCCAGGATAAATAAAACTTTCCACTTTTGGCATGTCTATGTTAGGGGGTTGAAATCTTGCACTTACTACGCTTATCGAGTTAGTGGATCTCAGGACATACAAGCAGGACATCGCTTTAATGAAAATAAGGTATTGCTCGATCCATACGCGAAGGGAAATACAAATACGCTTTGGAACCGCGTTGATGCTATAGGGACAAAAGATAACATAGCTACCTCAATGCGTAGCGTAGTCGTTGATATATCGGATTATGACTGGGAAGGCGATCGCCCCCTTAACCGACCCATGAGTGAGACGATCGTGTATGAGCTTCATGTTGCAGGATTTACTAAGTCCCCCTCTTCAGGCTGTCAACACTGCGGTACTTTCTCTGGAATTGTCGAGAAGATTCCTTATCTAAAAGAGTTGGGGATCACGGCTGTTGAACTGATGCCAATTTTTGACTTTGATGAAAAGAACATTTTTCGGGAGGTTGACGGTAAGCCACTAAGAGACTATTGGGGATACAATCCACATAGCTACTTTGCACCTGAAGGTTCATATTGTACCTCGCCAGAAATAGGGAGCCAGATCCGAGAGTTTCGAGATCTGGTTAAGGCACTGCACAAAGCAGGGATTGAGGTGATCTTGGATGTAGTTTTTAACCACACGGACGAGGGCAACCATGACGGTCCTACGATTAACTTTAAAGGGCTGGACAATAGCATTTACTATCACCTAGTACCATTCAACAAGTATTACTACATGGACTATTCTGGGTGCGGAAATACTGTTAACTGTAACCATCCTATGGTGGAAAAGTTAATTGTAGATTGCCTAGAATTTTGGGTGAAGGAAATGCACGTTGATGGTTTCCGATTTGACGAAGGCTCTATTCTCGCCAGAGGTCAAGATGGAGTACCTTTAATTCATCCACCAGTCATATGGCACATAGAAACATCTGAAATTTTAGCCGATACCAAAATTATTGCAGAAGCATGGGATGCTGCTGGGCTTTATCAAATTGGCTACTTCCCTGGTTATCGATGGGCAGAATGGAATGGACGCTACCGAGATGATATCCGACGCTTTGTCAAGGGAGATTCAGGATTAGCAGGATCTGCTGCTTGGCGAATTGCTGGTAGCGCCGATCTCTATCAAGCTAGTGGGCATCTACCTATTAATAGCGTTAATTTCATCACTTGCCATGATGGGTTCACTCTCAGCGATTTGGTTTCCTACAACGATAAACACAATGAAGCTAATGGCGAAGGTAATCGCGATGGCATTAATGATAATTTGAGCTGGAATTGTGGTGTTGAAGGGGAGACTGAAGATAGAGAAATTGATGCATTGCGTCGGCGACAGATTAAAAACTTTGCAGCTATTCTTCTGTTGTCGCAGGGCGTACCGATGATTGTGGCTGGCGATGAAGTCAGACGTACTCAACAAGGCAATAATAATGCCTACTGCCAGGATAGTGAGATTAGTTGGTTTGACTGGAGTTTGGTAGAGAAGAATGCTGATATATTCAGATTCTTTAAGCTGGCGATCGAGTTCCGCAAATGCTATTGTCAATCTGCCTTACGCCGTTCCCAGTTCTTCAGTGGCGATGTCAACGAGCGTGGTTTAGCAGATATGTCTTGGCACGGCACAAAGTTGTTTAATCCAGGATGGTACGATCCTCATTCTAGAGTTCTTGCCTTGACTTTAGGCGGTTTTGAAGGAGAAGCAGATATTCATATCATGTTCAATATGTACTGGGATGCTTTAGAATTTGAAACTCCCTTAATTCAGGGTAGGAATTGGTACAAAGTCATTGATACTGCCGAACCTTCCCCGATGGACATTATGGAACCTGGGAAAGAAATCTTGGTTTCAGGCAATGTTTGCCCTGTCAAAGAGCGTAGTGTCGTCGTTCTCGTTTCCAAATAGTTAGTCAAGCATTAATTTCCACGCAGGGAGATCTTCAATGAGTAACATGGGTTTTTCATTTTCGGACTCGATCGCAGGATACGTAACAGAAGTTGACTTAAGCAGAAATACTTTCAACCTGAAAACTTCTGATGGTAGAAATTTTGAGATTGCATTAACCTCAACAACTTACGCAGAAATGGTTCGCAATCTGGGAGAACCGTATTATGACTGTACTAGCCAAATGCAGTCAATGCTTGTTCCCGATCGCTATCTTTTTGCCTATGGCATCTTTTATCCTGAAGCAGATCGAAACAAGATTGAAGCCAAACACATTGTCTTTTTGGGTCGGACAGAAAACGAGTATCTGTTTGAAAGACCGGACTGGTGGGTAAAACAAATTAGTAATCTTGCCAATTTTTATCTGAAAGCACAGTTTGAAGATGGCGAAATTGACTATCGGAAATACCGCACTGGAATCGGTTTAGTGGGTTCCAAAGAAGATTCCAATCGTCAAGAAACTGATACCATTTCTCGCTTAGTTTACGGTTTCGCCACAGCATACATGATGACTGGCGACGATCGCTACATAGAAGCAGCGGAAAAAGGTACTGAATATCTGCGCGAACACA
This window of the Chroococcidiopsis thermalis PCC 7203 genome carries:
- a CDS encoding MGH1-like glycoside hydrolase domain-containing protein encodes the protein MTREEARLQQVRDSLRDSSASRTAHWQRWGPYLSERQWGTVREDYSATGEAWDYFPHDRARSRAYRWGEDGIAGISDNHQRLCFAIALWNGEDAILKERMFGLTGNQGNHGEDVKEYYFYLDNTPTHSYMKCLYKYPQQAFPYQQLVEENQRRSRQDLEYELLDTGIFAGDRYFDVFIEYAKNSPEDILIQVSIINRGAEAKTLHLLPTLWFRNTWSWDSHQEQPILKAVKSESDFSIIEAIHPTLGDRWLYCDGETELLFTNNETNFEKLFGTSNVSPYVKDGINDYIVEGRKAAVNPNRIGTKSAAHYALLIGAGETKTVRLRLSDSPSLIQPFDTQFDEILQTRLSEADEFYHRICPFSISEDERNVQRQAFAGMLWSKQYYYYVVHEWLKGDPQNPSPPAERRHGRNREWIHLFNDDILSMPDKWEYPWFAAWDLAFHVIPLAAIDPDFAKRQLSRLTREWYMHPNGQLPAYEWAFSDVNPPVHAWATMRVYQIERKMYGRADTNFLERVFQKLLLNFTWWVNRKDAEGNNVFQGGFLGLDNIGVFDRSAELPTGGHINQADGTSWMGMYCLNMLAIALELAKVDSTYEDIASKFFEHFLYIADAIDGIGKTEISLWDEVDGFYYDALHLPNGDRLPLKVRSMVGLIPLFAVQTLEPEMLQRLPGFKRRMEWFIRNRPDLRQNVACMESPGVGARRLLAIAYREKLQRILKRILDESEFLSPYGIRAVSKFHESHPYVFETNGYQYRVDYEPAESSTSMFGGNSNWRGPVWFPVNYLIIESLQKFHHYFGDDFKVECPTGSGCMMTLWEVAFELSQRLVQIFLEDSSHKRPVYGGIEKFQTDPHWHDLILFHEYFHGDIGAGIGASHQTGWTGLVAKLIQQCGEYSDRSTSNSKCPEAQAQPLTV
- a CDS encoding GMC oxidoreductase codes for the protein MKNRFRSRRRFLQTTALISASAALSPLASIYRASAQDRNVPDEAVEALVLGSGFGGAITALRLTQAGIRTLMIERGIRWPIRDDGNTFATFQQIDGRAAWLSNTTWNGVPVDPFTGVLDFSQENGINILHGAGFGGGSLVYNAITYQPRREIFSGIFSPDVVDYDELDAVYYPRVRSLLQPASIPDDILASPYYDRARLLIEQGNRAGFATYPYNLAVDWNIIRQEIEGTKIPSAILGNHWYGINSGAKNSLDRNYLFQAEQTGLLDVLTLHLATDITEVPEYGYRVLCTQIDTSGAVVAQKSFTCRYLFLAAGSIGTSKLLVRSKATGLLPKLNDEVGKHWGGNGDAIVTRSNLLPSVSGKGGPACVVLEHLDNPLGATVFEDIPDANAADGTLQLLALGIPRQTGTFTYNASTDSVRLNWTQDNAQLDAVKLTAQILDEKNTTSTSQPTSAFINSISGHPLGGATLGKACDRYGRVAGYKRLYVMDGAMIPGYTAITNPSFTIAALAERNIEKIIAEDLG
- a CDS encoding MIP/aquaporin family protein gives rise to the protein MKRRIASSRPSAIPAYVAELVGTMLMIFNGLSWVCWNFSPESPIVKLIPNPNVRLCLTALCFAGGGTAIAYSPLGKRSGGHLNPSVTLGFWLMKKISTRDAVAYAFAQVIGAAIGAALVLVLWSDFARSVHLGATLLGKGVSPVMGFGIEVGITFLLMLTILISVNSSIMPWTGAIAGALVAFLVSTESPLTGTSLNPARSFAPAALISIWQDQWIYWIAPPLGAALAALLYRQGIIGTGKSYCSKLFHASDIPCHHANCGYCSPTKVDVFRTTRRKL
- the glgX gene encoding glycogen debranching protein GlgX, whose protein sequence is MILTTATQQVELAKTKYQLEPGCQHPLGATPNSEGVNFAIFSEHATSVELLLFENHDDLEPAQIIQLDPRINKTFHFWHVYVRGLKSCTYYAYRVSGSQDIQAGHRFNENKVLLDPYAKGNTNTLWNRVDAIGTKDNIATSMRSVVVDISDYDWEGDRPLNRPMSETIVYELHVAGFTKSPSSGCQHCGTFSGIVEKIPYLKELGITAVELMPIFDFDEKNIFREVDGKPLRDYWGYNPHSYFAPEGSYCTSPEIGSQIREFRDLVKALHKAGIEVILDVVFNHTDEGNHDGPTINFKGLDNSIYYHLVPFNKYYYMDYSGCGNTVNCNHPMVEKLIVDCLEFWVKEMHVDGFRFDEGSILARGQDGVPLIHPPVIWHIETSEILADTKIIAEAWDAAGLYQIGYFPGYRWAEWNGRYRDDIRRFVKGDSGLAGSAAWRIAGSADLYQASGHLPINSVNFITCHDGFTLSDLVSYNDKHNEANGEGNRDGINDNLSWNCGVEGETEDREIDALRRRQIKNFAAILLLSQGVPMIVAGDEVRRTQQGNNNAYCQDSEISWFDWSLVEKNADIFRFFKLAIEFRKCYCQSALRRSQFFSGDVNERGLADMSWHGTKLFNPGWYDPHSRVLALTLGGFEGEADIHIMFNMYWDALEFETPLIQGRNWYKVIDTAEPSPMDIMEPGKEILVSGNVCPVKERSVVVLVSK